The Rhodoferax sediminis genome has a segment encoding these proteins:
- a CDS encoding aromatic-ring-hydroxylating dioxygenase subunit beta: MDAQTERRLFDFIAHEARLLDAQRFDEWLALFADNGRYWVPLRGGAQADDGSHNALADEDRLLLALRIERLKSPRAHSQHPPSSCQHILQQPALVHGDARTPHYELRTPFVYIEVRGERQLMLAGCYRHRLIDRPGGLRIELKRVDLLNPGATLPAIQLFP; this comes from the coding sequence ATGGATGCCCAGACCGAACGCCGCCTGTTCGACTTCATTGCCCATGAGGCGCGCCTGCTGGACGCGCAACGTTTCGACGAATGGTTGGCACTGTTTGCCGACAACGGCCGCTACTGGGTGCCGCTGCGGGGCGGTGCGCAAGCCGACGACGGCTCGCACAACGCGCTCGCCGACGAAGATCGGCTGCTGCTCGCGCTGCGCATCGAGCGGTTGAAGAGCCCGCGCGCACATTCGCAGCACCCGCCCAGCAGCTGCCAGCACATCCTGCAGCAGCCCGCGCTCGTGCATGGCGATGCGCGCACTCCCCACTACGAGCTGCGCACGCCGTTTGTCTATATCGAAGTGCGTGGAGAACGGCAGCTGATGCTGGCCGGCTGCTATCGTCACCGGCTCATCGATCGACCCGGCGGCCTGCGCATTGAACTCAAACGCGTCGATTTGCTGAATCCCGGCGCCACACTGCCGGCGATCCAGCTCTTTCCGTGA
- a CDS encoding DJ-1/PfpI family protein, with the protein MQLTYLLYNGIEPIDLGAIGVMSMGRRIVPQLSYRTVAATRAPVELSNGLRVLPDAAFEEVADIDVLMVPGGPGWRDAAKDPLTLNFIRRWAPTAMLSSLCTGAMILAAANALDGLVATTKCVVVPPETSPMDELKKTYPGISTTHALLVDNGRVVTGGGVALCIDTTLYLIGLRYGSDAADEVARIMEYGPARAANSSRLPLIAGEALADFH; encoded by the coding sequence ATGCAATTGACTTACCTTCTGTATAACGGCATCGAGCCAATAGACTTGGGCGCGATCGGTGTCATGTCGATGGGGCGTCGCATTGTTCCGCAACTCTCCTATCGCACAGTCGCGGCAACCAGGGCGCCAGTAGAGTTGTCTAACGGCCTGCGTGTTTTGCCTGATGCGGCCTTTGAAGAAGTCGCGGATATCGACGTGTTGATGGTTCCCGGCGGCCCTGGGTGGAGAGACGCCGCGAAAGACCCGTTGACCCTCAATTTCATCCGCCGGTGGGCGCCAACCGCGATGCTTTCCTCCCTCTGTACCGGCGCCATGATTCTTGCTGCCGCCAACGCGCTTGACGGCCTCGTAGCGACAACGAAGTGTGTCGTTGTTCCACCCGAGACTTCACCAATGGATGAGTTGAAGAAGACTTATCCGGGTATCTCGACAACGCATGCCCTGCTTGTTGACAACGGGCGGGTCGTCACGGGCGGTGGGGTTGCCCTTTGCATCGACACCACCCTTTACCTGATCGGCCTGCGGTACGGTAGCGATGCGGCGGACGAGGTGGCCCGCATCATGGAATATGGCCCGGCCCGCGCCGCGAACTCGTCTCGCCTGCCGTTGATTGCGGGCGAGGCCCTTGCCGACTTCCATTGA
- a CDS encoding ATP-dependent acyl-CoA ligase: MMIEAGVGAIPLPPHERTLPAMLQRQAQRGGAQPLLTIHDLSWSHRDTADAAARRAGALHAAGVARGDRVALLCSNRIEFLETFLGCGWLGAVSVPINTASMGPQIEYYLANSGARLLVIEAGFVARLATADLTRTALQAIWVVGDAAGAGSVVGAVHCIAWPLAAQRVEAADVNPGDPLAILYTSGTTGPAKGVICPHAQYYWWGVNSARVLGVHERDVLCTTLPLFHINALNTFAQAIVAGCRVVFVPRFSASGFWAAMQAAEATVVYLLGAMVPILLAQPAGEGERTHRVRVGLGPGVPAAASAAFQARTGVALLEGYGSTETNFTIATAPDSPCAGVMGWLVPGFHARVADENDVELPAGEAGELLLRADEPFAFASGYFGMPDKTVEAWRNLWFHTGDRVVRDADGAFRFIDRIKDAIRRRGENISSYEVEQVLQSHPAVASVAVYPVRSELAEDEVMAALVLADGQRVEPAALVRFCESRLPYFAIPRYIDLLADLPRTENGKVQKYKLRERGVTASTWERPASQAANPRAGGAPR; the protein is encoded by the coding sequence ATGATGATTGAGGCCGGTGTCGGCGCCATACCCCTGCCCCCGCACGAGCGCACCCTGCCGGCGATGCTGCAGCGGCAGGCACAGCGCGGGGGCGCGCAGCCGCTGCTCACGATCCATGACCTGTCCTGGTCGCACCGTGACACCGCCGATGCGGCAGCGCGGCGCGCGGGAGCGCTGCACGCTGCGGGTGTGGCCCGCGGCGACCGCGTGGCGTTGCTGTGTTCCAACCGGATCGAGTTCCTCGAGACCTTTCTGGGCTGCGGCTGGCTTGGTGCTGTGTCGGTGCCGATCAACACGGCGTCGATGGGGCCGCAGATCGAGTACTACCTGGCCAACAGCGGCGCGCGCCTGCTCGTGATCGAGGCCGGGTTCGTCGCACGCCTGGCTACCGCGGACCTGACGCGCACCGCCCTGCAGGCGATCTGGGTCGTGGGCGATGCGGCAGGCGCCGGATCCGTCGTTGGCGCCGTTCACTGCATCGCCTGGCCGTTGGCGGCGCAGCGAGTCGAGGCCGCCGACGTGAACCCGGGCGATCCGCTCGCCATCCTCTACACCTCGGGCACCACCGGCCCGGCCAAGGGTGTCATCTGCCCGCATGCGCAGTACTACTGGTGGGGCGTCAACAGCGCGCGTGTGCTCGGCGTGCACGAACGCGACGTGCTGTGTACCACCCTGCCGCTGTTCCATATCAACGCGCTCAACACCTTCGCACAGGCCATCGTTGCCGGTTGTCGCGTCGTTTTTGTACCGCGCTTCTCTGCCTCCGGCTTCTGGGCGGCGATGCAGGCGGCCGAGGCGACGGTTGTCTACCTGCTCGGCGCGATGGTGCCCATCCTGCTGGCGCAGCCGGCGGGCGAGGGCGAGCGCACGCACCGTGTGCGTGTGGGCCTGGGCCCCGGCGTGCCAGCGGCCGCGAGCGCGGCGTTCCAGGCGCGTACCGGGGTGGCGCTGCTCGAAGGCTACGGCTCCACCGAGACGAATTTCACCATTGCCACTGCGCCCGATTCGCCGTGTGCCGGGGTCATGGGCTGGCTGGTGCCGGGCTTTCATGCCCGCGTCGCCGATGAAAACGACGTCGAGCTGCCGGCGGGCGAGGCGGGCGAGCTGCTGCTGCGCGCCGACGAGCCCTTTGCCTTTGCGAGCGGCTATTTCGGCATGCCCGACAAGACCGTCGAAGCCTGGCGCAACCTCTGGTTCCATACCGGCGACCGTGTGGTGCGCGACGCAGACGGCGCTTTCCGCTTCATCGACCGCATCAAGGATGCGATCCGCCGGCGCGGTGAGAACATCTCCTCCTACGAGGTCGAGCAGGTGCTGCAGAGCCACCCGGCGGTGGCCAGCGTGGCAGTCTATCCGGTGCGCTCCGAACTGGCTGAGGACGAGGTGATGGCAGCGCTGGTGCTGGCCGACGGACAGCGCGTCGAGCCGGCCGCACTGGTGCGCTTTTGTGAATCGCGGCTACCCTACTTCGCGATCCCGCGCTACATCGACCTCCTTGCCGACCTGCCGCGCACGGAGAACGGCAAGGTGCAGAAGTACAAGCTGCGCGAGCGCGGCGTGACAGCCTCAACCTGGGAGCGTCCAGCCAGCCAGGCGGCGAACCCGCGTGCAGGCGGCGCGCCGCGATGA
- a CDS encoding ABC transporter permease subunit, translating to MLGVVIVAFAIAPTLLSNFSVSLLNDIGIGALVGLGLVLLTGIGGATSFGQAAFVGIAAYATAWITTAHGASPWLGLLFALVLTGVSALAIGLLTLRLGGHFLPLSTIAWGLSIPLLFGNVEAFGRHTGMSNIPPLTLGAWSLVDPRSIYYLIWTLVGLACLFSYNVLQSRAGRAIRSLRGGSTLLASVGADAFRVRLMLFVMAALLAGLAGWLYAHMNRFVSPSPFDLRASIEYLLMVVAGGLGQLSGALVGSALVLIMKNGLQDLLPLLSQSGGQLEAIVFAALFIVLLQQARGGLMGFITRWARRRFAPPVSNVVDLAPAEPLPRRSLPARGQPVLSVKGAVKRFGGLVAVNDVSFDVVAGEIVGLIGPNGAGKSTMFNLLTGTLAMTQGRVEFLGTDISGLTQQRIARLGMARTFQHVKLRPHMSLLDNVALGAHARAGAGLMAAGLRLDRREEAQLLAEARHQLARIGLAGRAHELAGSLPLGTQRILEIARALAADPVLLVLDEPAAGLRRPEKRALGDLLRKLREEGVTILIVEHDMDFVMKLVDRLVVMNFGSKLVEGSPAAVRADERVQAAYLGGVAAAPAPNAAPAGAATDGRMA from the coding sequence ATGTTGGGCGTCGTGATCGTGGCGTTCGCGATTGCGCCCACACTGCTCAGCAACTTCTCGGTCTCATTGCTCAACGACATCGGTATCGGCGCGCTCGTCGGCCTGGGCCTGGTGCTGCTGACTGGAATAGGCGGCGCCACCTCCTTTGGTCAGGCGGCCTTCGTCGGCATCGCCGCCTACGCTACTGCCTGGATCACCACCGCGCATGGCGCCTCGCCGTGGCTGGGCCTCCTATTCGCGCTCGTGCTCACCGGCGTCTCGGCGCTCGCCATCGGCCTGCTGACCCTGCGGCTGGGCGGCCATTTTCTGCCGCTGTCGACTATCGCCTGGGGCCTGTCCATCCCCTTGCTGTTTGGCAACGTCGAAGCGTTCGGCCGGCATACCGGTATGTCCAACATCCCGCCGCTCACGCTTGGAGCGTGGTCACTGGTCGATCCGCGTTCAATCTACTACCTGATCTGGACACTGGTCGGATTGGCTTGCCTGTTCAGCTACAACGTGCTGCAGTCGCGTGCCGGCCGCGCCATCCGCAGCCTGCGGGGCGGCTCTACGCTGCTGGCGAGCGTGGGCGCCGACGCGTTTCGCGTGCGCCTCATGCTGTTCGTCATGGCGGCGCTGCTGGCCGGCCTGGCGGGCTGGCTGTACGCGCACATGAACCGTTTTGTCAGCCCATCCCCCTTCGACCTGCGCGCGAGCATCGAGTACCTGTTGATGGTGGTGGCCGGCGGTCTCGGGCAGCTCAGCGGTGCGCTGGTCGGTTCGGCACTGGTGCTCATCATGAAAAATGGGCTGCAGGATCTACTACCTTTGCTGTCGCAGAGTGGTGGGCAGCTGGAGGCGATCGTCTTTGCTGCGTTGTTCATTGTGCTGCTGCAGCAGGCGCGTGGCGGCCTGATGGGTTTCATCACGCGCTGGGCCCGTAGGCGTTTCGCCCCTCCGGTGAGCAACGTGGTCGACCTCGCTCCGGCCGAGCCGTTGCCGCGCCGCAGCTTACCTGCGCGCGGTCAACCGGTGCTGTCCGTGAAGGGCGCGGTCAAGCGCTTCGGCGGACTCGTCGCGGTGAACGATGTGAGCTTCGATGTGGTCGCTGGCGAGATCGTTGGCTTGATTGGCCCCAACGGCGCCGGCAAGTCAACCATGTTCAATCTGCTGACGGGCACGTTGGCGATGACGCAGGGGCGAGTCGAGTTTCTCGGCACGGATATCTCGGGGCTGACGCAGCAGCGCATCGCCCGACTTGGCATGGCTCGCACCTTCCAGCATGTAAAGCTGCGCCCGCACATGAGCCTGCTCGACAACGTGGCGCTCGGCGCCCACGCGCGCGCCGGGGCCGGCCTGATGGCTGCGGGCCTGCGCCTCGACCGGCGCGAGGAAGCACAACTTCTGGCCGAGGCGCGGCACCAGCTCGCGCGTATCGGGCTGGCTGGTCGAGCGCACGAACTGGCTGGTAGCTTGCCGCTGGGCACGCAGCGCATTCTGGAGATCGCGCGTGCCCTGGCGGCGGACCCGGTGCTGCTGGTGCTCGATGAACCGGCGGCCGGCTTGCGGCGACCGGAAAAGCGGGCTCTGGGCGACCTGCTGCGCAAGCTCAGGGAGGAGGGCGTGACCATCCTCATCGTTGAACACGATATGGACTTCGTGATGAAACTCGTGGATCGGCTGGTGGTGATGAACTTTGGCTCCAAGCTCGTGGAGGGCTCACCCGCTGCCGTGCGTGCCGATGAGCGCGTGCAGGCGGCCTATCTGGGCGGCGTTGCGGCGGCGCCAGCGCCGAATGCAGCACCCGCCGGGGCAGCGACCGACGGGAGAATGGCATGA
- a CDS encoding cupin domain-containing protein — MSTAFSERLQGHLEPTQGGSVYVKPQDMEWRPSQFEGIDIKVLYENKPAGELTCLLRWAPGTTLPFHKHPEIEQSWVLEGSFSDHDGICRAGEYVYRTPGSMHETYSAEGCILLAIYRKPNIFRNSAGYDVGSKKQVKTSHSPSTFSASDA; from the coding sequence ATGTCCACAGCTTTTTCTGAGCGCCTGCAGGGCCATCTGGAGCCGACCCAAGGTGGTTCCGTTTATGTCAAGCCACAAGACATGGAGTGGCGTCCGTCCCAGTTTGAGGGTATCGACATAAAGGTTTTGTACGAAAACAAACCTGCAGGTGAGCTGACTTGCCTGCTTCGCTGGGCGCCTGGAACGACGCTGCCGTTTCACAAGCACCCTGAAATTGAACAGAGCTGGGTGCTCGAAGGCTCTTTCTCGGACCACGACGGGATTTGCCGAGCCGGAGAGTATGTCTATCGGACACCCGGCTCGATGCACGAGACGTATAGCGCCGAGGGTTGCATCCTGCTTGCCATCTACCGCAAGCCAAACATTTTTCGCAATAGTGCGGGCTACGACGTGGGAAGCAAGAAGCAGGTCAAAACCAGCCACAGTCCTTCTACGTTCTCTGCATCGGACGCGTAG
- a CDS encoding SDR family NAD(P)-dependent oxidoreductase: MQAARRDERGPGAAALSLTDRTAFVTGAAQGLGQAIARGLAEAGAPVALADIDTGEVQSAAETLRRAGHEAIALPLDVRDEA; encoded by the coding sequence GTGCAGGCGGCGCGCCGCGATGAGCGCGGGCCCGGCGCGGCTGCGCTGTCCCTGACGGACCGCACAGCGTTCGTCACTGGTGCGGCACAAGGCCTGGGCCAGGCCATCGCCCGCGGCCTCGCCGAGGCGGGCGCACCGGTGGCGCTGGCCGATATCGACACCGGTGAGGTGCAAAGTGCCGCCGAGACCCTGCGCCGCGCCGGCCATGAGGCGATTGCACTGCCGCTCGACGTGCGCGACGAGGCCTAG
- a CDS encoding ABC transporter substrate-binding protein, which yields MKKLIRYAAVAACAAALTTGALAADLKVGLSVSLSGPNSSLGIPYAKGMQAALAYKPEINGHKIQLIVLDDASDPTTAGRNARKLVEEDKVDVLMGTSGVPAAIAMAQVGREAKTPMIGLTPIALDAKENPWVFTVAQPTQLMVDAVVERMKRNGVKTVGYIGFADAWGDLVYDAMMKAAPAAGIKVVSNERYARSDQSVTGQVLKIVALHPDAVMTGGAGTPGALPFLALAERGYKGGIYGQHGLINPDFLRVAGASAQGALMPTGPVIVAEQLPDSYPTKKIALDFRAVFQRVNGAPSTDAFSAYSFDGWLVFADAASRALAKAEPGTPEFRVALRDAIASTREVVGTHGVYNFKPGDLYGVDQRARVIVKVDNGKWKLAP from the coding sequence ATGAAAAAACTGATCCGATACGCCGCCGTAGCAGCCTGCGCCGCGGCACTCACAACCGGCGCGCTGGCCGCAGACCTGAAGGTGGGTCTGAGCGTGTCGCTGTCGGGGCCGAATTCATCGCTGGGCATTCCGTACGCGAAGGGCATGCAGGCGGCGCTCGCCTACAAGCCGGAGATCAACGGGCACAAGATCCAGTTGATCGTGCTCGACGACGCATCCGATCCAACGACCGCGGGGCGCAATGCCCGCAAGCTGGTGGAGGAGGACAAGGTCGATGTGCTGATGGGCACCTCGGGTGTGCCGGCGGCGATCGCCATGGCCCAGGTGGGACGCGAGGCCAAGACACCGATGATCGGCCTGACGCCGATTGCGCTTGACGCGAAGGAAAACCCGTGGGTGTTCACGGTGGCGCAGCCGACGCAGCTGATGGTCGATGCCGTGGTCGAGCGTATGAAGCGCAACGGCGTCAAGACGGTTGGGTACATCGGCTTCGCCGACGCCTGGGGCGATTTGGTCTATGACGCGATGATGAAAGCCGCGCCGGCCGCCGGCATCAAGGTCGTCAGCAACGAGCGCTATGCGCGCTCTGACCAGTCGGTGACAGGCCAGGTGCTGAAGATCGTTGCGCTGCACCCGGACGCGGTGATGACCGGCGGTGCCGGCACGCCCGGTGCGCTGCCGTTCCTTGCGCTGGCCGAGCGCGGCTATAAGGGTGGCATCTACGGCCAGCACGGGCTTATCAACCCCGACTTCCTGCGCGTTGCGGGCGCGTCCGCGCAAGGCGCCCTGATGCCGACCGGGCCGGTGATTGTCGCCGAGCAGTTGCCCGACAGCTACCCGACGAAGAAGATCGCGCTGGACTTCCGTGCCGTGTTCCAGCGCGTCAACGGCGCGCCGTCGACCGATGCGTTTTCGGCCTATTCGTTCGATGGCTGGCTGGTCTTCGCCGATGCCGCGTCGCGCGCGCTGGCCAAGGCTGAACCCGGCACGCCGGAGTTCCGCGTCGCGTTGCGCGATGCCATCGCGAGCACCCGCGAGGTTGTCGGCACCCACGGCGTCTACAACTTCAAGCCCGGCGATCTCTACGGCGTCGACCAGCGGGCGCGCGTGATCGTCAAGGTAGACAACGGCAAATGGAAGCTCGCCCCTTGA
- a CDS encoding aromatic ring-hydroxylating dioxygenase subunit alpha encodes MTRFRRRADIAALVQDDRVHRDVYLNEELFALEQQHFFANTWSYLGHASQVPAAGDYLAVEIAGRPLLMVRQGDGGIRVLYNRCAHKGSKLVSDDCGSTGKFFRCPYHAWTYRLDGAPLAIPLKSGYEGTRLKDCESGRGMVALKHVVAYRDFVFVKIGDAGPDFESYFGDALGAIDNLVDRSPVGRLRIEGGVLRNVIHCNWKMYLENINDTVHPMSTHESATQAANALWQGQPADAPKPMAMEQILPFGAGYDFFDRMGGRIYPNGHSVLGINFSIHSGYAQMRDYEQALSDAHGVERAAEILQRSPQNSVCFPSLALKGSPQAFRVIRPLAADRTLIEAWSLRVEGAPALLFERSMTYNRLVFSPMSVVAHDDVHLFENMQEGLRGEGNDWVSLHRGFDPAEFGQTTLEVNGTNEILMRNQFRAWVKFMTLSMQD; translated from the coding sequence ATGACTCGCTTCCGCCGTCGCGCCGACATTGCTGCACTCGTGCAGGACGACCGCGTACACCGCGACGTGTACCTGAACGAGGAGCTGTTTGCGCTCGAACAGCAGCACTTCTTCGCCAACACTTGGAGCTATCTCGGCCACGCGAGCCAGGTGCCGGCCGCAGGCGACTATCTCGCGGTCGAGATCGCCGGCCGCCCGCTGCTGATGGTGCGCCAGGGCGATGGCGGCATCCGCGTGCTCTACAACCGCTGCGCGCACAAGGGCTCGAAACTGGTCAGCGACGACTGTGGCAGCACCGGCAAATTCTTTCGTTGCCCCTACCACGCCTGGACCTACAGGCTCGACGGCGCACCGCTGGCGATCCCGCTCAAGAGTGGCTACGAAGGCACGCGACTGAAGGACTGCGAGTCAGGACGGGGGATGGTCGCGCTGAAGCATGTTGTGGCCTATCGCGACTTCGTGTTCGTGAAAATTGGCGATGCCGGACCGGATTTCGAGAGCTATTTCGGCGACGCACTTGGCGCGATCGACAACCTCGTTGACCGTTCCCCGGTGGGCCGGCTGCGCATCGAGGGCGGGGTGCTGCGCAACGTCATCCATTGCAACTGGAAGATGTATCTGGAGAATATCAACGACACGGTACACCCGATGTCTACCCACGAGTCGGCCACGCAGGCGGCCAACGCCCTGTGGCAGGGCCAGCCGGCCGACGCACCCAAACCGATGGCAATGGAGCAGATCCTGCCGTTTGGCGCAGGCTACGACTTTTTCGACCGCATGGGTGGCCGCATCTATCCAAACGGACACAGCGTGCTCGGTATCAATTTCAGCATTCACTCGGGCTACGCGCAAATGCGCGACTACGAGCAGGCGCTGAGCGATGCGCACGGGGTCGAGCGCGCGGCCGAGATTTTGCAGCGCTCGCCGCAGAATTCGGTGTGCTTCCCGAGCCTTGCACTTAAGGGCTCGCCGCAGGCGTTCCGCGTGATCCGCCCGCTCGCGGCTGATCGCACGCTGATTGAAGCCTGGAGCCTGCGTGTCGAGGGCGCGCCGGCGCTGTTGTTCGAGCGTTCGATGACCTACAACCGGCTGGTGTTTTCGCCGATGTCGGTGGTTGCGCATGACGACGTTCACCTGTTCGAGAACATGCAGGAAGGCCTGCGCGGCGAAGGCAACGACTGGGTCAGCCTGCACCGTGGTTTCGATCCAGCCGAGTTCGGGCAGACGACGCTTGAGGTCAACGGTACCAATGAGATTCTGATGCGCAACCAGTTCCGCGCCTGGGTGAAATTCATGACACTGTCGATGCAGGACTGA
- a CDS encoding ABC transporter ATP-binding protein produces MSTAMLEIGDLHVSYGQVDAVRGVSLSLQAGQIVSIIGPNGAGKTTLLAAAMGLLPSKGRLRFAGEDLHGLDVESRVERGLCLVPETRELFGELTVLDNLMLGAYTKRLSRVTLRSRLDAVYGRFPRLAERRTQRADTLSGGERQMLALGRALMSTPRLLMLDEPSLGLAPLIVQEILSIVRGLRKEGVSILLVEQNARAALESSDHGYVLETGEIALSGESASLASDPRVQATYLGGGTDDD; encoded by the coding sequence ATGAGCACGGCGATGCTGGAGATCGGGGATCTGCATGTCTCGTATGGCCAGGTCGATGCGGTACGCGGCGTTTCTCTATCGCTGCAAGCGGGGCAGATCGTGTCGATAATCGGCCCGAACGGCGCGGGCAAGACGACGCTGCTCGCCGCGGCGATGGGCCTGCTGCCGTCCAAGGGCCGTTTGCGCTTCGCGGGCGAGGATCTGCACGGGCTCGACGTGGAGTCGCGTGTCGAGCGTGGCCTGTGCCTGGTGCCCGAGACGCGCGAGCTGTTCGGCGAGTTGACGGTGCTCGACAACCTGATGCTCGGCGCCTACACCAAGCGGCTTTCCCGCGTCACGCTGCGCAGCCGTCTCGATGCAGTCTATGGTCGATTCCCCCGCCTGGCCGAGCGGCGCACGCAGCGCGCCGACACCCTGTCGGGTGGCGAACGCCAGATGCTCGCGCTGGGCCGCGCGCTGATGTCGACGCCGCGCCTGCTGATGCTCGATGAGCCCAGTCTCGGCCTCGCGCCACTGATCGTGCAGGAGATTCTTTCCATCGTGCGCGGCCTGCGCAAGGAGGGGGTGTCGATTCTGCTGGTGGAGCAGAACGCCCGCGCAGCGCTGGAGAGCTCGGACCACGGCTACGTGCTGGAGACGGGTGAGATCGCACTCAGCGGCGAATCGGCTTCGCTCGCCAGCGACCCGCGCGTGCAGGCGACTTACCTTGGCGGAGGCACCGATGATGATTGA
- a CDS encoding branched-chain amino acid ABC transporter permease, whose translation MTWDVALILSVDGLANGAVYLLAGLGLVLIFSVTRVVFVPFGDVAAFAALSLAAFETGRTPPTIGLVLTLAILAVLAELWGLARRRDYARMPRAVVLWGLLPALPCLAAWAVAGRAMPAVVNIVVSIALVVPITPLIARIALQPIADASVLVLLIASLALHFLLSGLGLLFFGPEGSRTNPLASGALTLGNGFSISAQTLLMIASAIVLSGLFYLMFERTLTGKALRATAVNRVGARLVGIRPARTASLAYGGASLLAGLIGVLIAPVTTMYYDSGFIIGLKAFVAAIIGGLTSYPLTAVGALAVGLVESFASFWSGALKDVMVFGLLIPVLLLRSFLVTRVDEDEEEIDQ comes from the coding sequence ATGACATGGGACGTGGCGCTTATCCTGTCAGTCGATGGACTGGCCAACGGCGCGGTGTACCTGCTGGCCGGGCTTGGTCTGGTGCTGATCTTTTCGGTCACCCGCGTCGTGTTCGTGCCGTTCGGCGATGTCGCGGCATTCGCCGCGCTGAGCCTGGCCGCCTTCGAGACCGGCCGCACGCCGCCGACCATCGGCCTTGTACTGACGCTGGCCATCCTTGCGGTGCTGGCTGAGTTGTGGGGCCTGGCGCGCCGCCGTGACTACGCGCGCATGCCGCGTGCCGTCGTACTCTGGGGGTTGTTGCCGGCGCTTCCGTGCCTGGCCGCGTGGGCCGTCGCCGGCCGCGCGATGCCGGCGGTAGTGAATATCGTCGTGTCGATCGCACTGGTGGTGCCGATCACGCCGCTGATCGCCCGCATCGCGCTGCAGCCAATCGCCGATGCATCGGTGCTGGTGCTGTTGATCGCGTCGCTGGCGCTGCACTTCCTGCTGTCGGGACTCGGGCTGCTGTTCTTTGGCCCCGAGGGCTCGCGCACCAACCCGCTCGCCAGCGGCGCGCTGACATTGGGCAACGGATTTTCGATCAGTGCGCAGACGCTGCTCATGATCGCATCGGCGATCGTGCTGAGTGGCCTTTTTTATCTGATGTTCGAGCGTACGCTGACCGGCAAGGCACTGCGCGCGACGGCGGTCAACCGCGTCGGCGCGCGACTCGTCGGCATTCGCCCGGCACGCACCGCTTCGCTCGCCTATGGTGGCGCGTCGCTGCTGGCCGGCCTGATCGGCGTGCTGATAGCGCCAGTGACGACGATGTACTACGACTCGGGCTTCATCATCGGTTTGAAGGCCTTCGTCGCAGCGATCATCGGTGGGCTGACCAGCTACCCACTGACGGCGGTCGGCGCACTCGCGGTCGGCCTCGTCGAGAGCTTCGCGTCGTTCTGGAGCGGCGCGCTCAAGGATGTGATGGTGTTCGGCCTGTTGATTCCGGTGCTGTTGCTGCGCTCCTTTCTGGTGACGCGTGTCGATGAAGACGAAGAGGAGATCGACCAATGA